In the genome of Deinococcus psychrotolerans, one region contains:
- a CDS encoding YhgE/Pip domain-containing protein, whose product MPLINDYKILTPAERSLWRQPMMWLSAGAIALVPLLYATIYLDSSLDPYGNLSELPVALVNVDAGTAVRGEQRNIGAETVKTLKKDQRFNYLSYSSVADAEDAVQRGEAYFALSFPKDFSQKALGADSSQHGLINFYISEGGSYFASRVAKTFSASLTDTLNAKLGQNRWKAVQTSLGEVQRGFADIRTATGKLQSGAASLASGTASLSSGAATLQTGARQASQGAQQLTAGAKTLSGGVSKLTGGSGQLSSAVRQLEEAAPGQKELAPLQQGAANLSGAAGQLAGGLGQLSGGAAQLSAGASSADAGAAQLSKGSGQLAAQLPQLQGGLGQLTAAANQLSAGANTANQAAQQVAAGSGQLAQQLPALASGIVSAQQGAGQAGVTPLAQALGKLGVGAQQAAGGAKSLSAGATQLAAGTAQLQSGSQTLASKLGEAEKASSAAVKGASQLSVGAAKLQSGTASLSSGAATLAQKTQQAAEGAVALSAGASKLQSGVGQLVGGNLKLKGALDQITAKLPSQADLTQLSGGAATLAEKSGELAAGLNTLSSGATQLRSGAEQARSGAAQLSSGLSTLYSKVPAKIEQLGGDPAGLSQSVLPVIKTFAPVSNNGTGFAPYFMALSLWVGVTLTTFIFPYQQLPQSGRGTSQFARMLRKASVPALLVVVQALLVVLGVHLLGVSYLHPAEVVFTAVASSLTFLVIVLALIFLLGAAGRLIALILLVLQLAASGGSYPVELSPRFFQVIHDYVPVTQSVKAFRHAISGAFKGSYPVFTAVLLGLAVLGILLGLLGRRRWEFVADSDFKPLVSSPIRAND is encoded by the coding sequence ATGCCGCTCATCAACGATTACAAAATTTTAACACCCGCCGAGCGCAGCTTGTGGCGGCAGCCGATGATGTGGCTCTCGGCGGGGGCGATTGCCTTGGTGCCGCTGCTCTACGCCACCATCTATTTGGACAGTTCGCTCGATCCTTACGGCAATTTGTCTGAGTTGCCGGTGGCCTTGGTCAATGTGGACGCCGGAACTGCTGTGCGAGGTGAGCAGCGCAACATCGGGGCCGAGACGGTCAAGACCCTCAAAAAAGACCAGCGGTTCAATTACCTGAGCTATAGCAGTGTCGCCGATGCCGAAGACGCCGTGCAACGCGGCGAGGCTTACTTCGCGCTGAGCTTTCCCAAAGATTTTAGTCAAAAAGCCCTCGGCGCAGACAGTTCTCAGCACGGCCTGATCAATTTTTACATTTCGGAAGGCGGCAGCTATTTTGCCAGTCGGGTGGCCAAGACTTTTTCTGCCAGCCTCACCGACACCCTCAATGCCAAACTCGGCCAAAACCGCTGGAAGGCGGTGCAGACCTCGCTCGGTGAAGTGCAGCGCGGGTTTGCAGACATCCGCACGGCCACCGGCAAGCTGCAAAGCGGCGCGGCCAGCTTGGCAAGCGGCACCGCCTCGCTGAGCAGCGGGGCCGCCACCCTGCAAACTGGAGCGCGTCAGGCGTCGCAGGGCGCTCAGCAACTCACGGCAGGGGCCAAGACCCTTTCCGGCGGTGTGAGTAAGCTTACAGGTGGCAGCGGCCAGCTTTCCAGCGCCGTGCGGCAACTGGAAGAGGCTGCGCCGGGTCAAAAGGAACTCGCACCTCTTCAGCAAGGAGCCGCGAACCTCAGCGGCGCGGCGGGGCAACTCGCAGGCGGCCTGGGGCAGCTCAGCGGCGGCGCGGCGCAGCTCTCGGCGGGAGCCAGCTCAGCGGACGCGGGCGCGGCGCAACTGAGTAAGGGCAGCGGTCAACTCGCCGCGCAGTTGCCGCAGCTTCAGGGTGGTTTGGGGCAGCTCACGGCGGCGGCCAATCAGCTTTCAGCCGGAGCCAACACCGCCAATCAAGCCGCGCAGCAAGTTGCGGCGGGCAGTGGGCAACTCGCCCAGCAGCTTCCGGCGTTGGCGAGCGGTATCGTCTCGGCCCAGCAAGGCGCGGGGCAAGCCGGAGTGACTCCACTGGCCCAAGCGCTCGGCAAGCTCGGCGTGGGTGCGCAGCAAGCGGCGGGCGGAGCCAAGTCGCTCAGCGCTGGGGCCACACAACTCGCCGCAGGTACAGCTCAGTTGCAAAGCGGCAGCCAGACACTCGCCAGCAAACTTGGTGAAGCTGAGAAAGCCAGCAGCGCCGCCGTCAAGGGTGCGTCGCAGCTCAGCGTGGGCGCAGCCAAACTGCAAAGCGGCACGGCCAGCCTCAGCAGCGGCGCGGCAACCCTAGCCCAAAAAACCCAGCAAGCTGCCGAGGGAGCAGTGGCTCTCAGCGCGGGGGCCAGTAAGCTGCAAAGTGGCGTAGGACAACTTGTCGGCGGCAACCTCAAGCTGAAGGGTGCCCTCGATCAAATCACCGCCAAGTTACCTTCCCAAGCCGACCTCACCCAACTCAGCGGCGGTGCGGCGACGTTGGCCGAGAAAAGTGGTGAACTCGCTGCTGGCCTCAACACTCTGAGCAGTGGAGCGACCCAACTGAGAAGCGGAGCAGAGCAAGCCCGCAGCGGCGCGGCCCAACTCAGCAGCGGCCTGAGTACGCTTTACAGCAAGGTGCCTGCCAAGATAGAGCAGCTCGGCGGCGATCCGGCGGGCCTGAGCCAAAGCGTGCTGCCCGTCATCAAGACGTTTGCGCCGGTCAGCAACAACGGAACTGGATTCGCGCCTTACTTCATGGCGCTGAGCTTGTGGGTGGGCGTGACCCTGACCACTTTTATTTTCCCGTATCAGCAGCTTCCCCAAAGCGGGCGTGGCACCTCGCAGTTTGCCCGAATGCTGCGCAAGGCCAGTGTTCCGGCGCTGCTGGTGGTGGTCCAGGCCTTGCTGGTGGTGCTGGGCGTGCATCTGCTGGGCGTGAGTTACCTGCACCCCGCCGAAGTTGTCTTCACGGCGGTGGCCTCCAGCTTGACGTTCCTTGTAATCGTGCTGGCGCTGATCTTCTTGCTGGGCGCGGCGGGCCGCCTCATCGCCCTGATCTTGCTGGTGTTGCAGCTGGCGGCGTCGGGCGGCAGCTATCCGGTGGAACTCTCGCCGCGTTTCTTTCAGGTGATTCACGATTATGTGCCGGTTACGCAAAGCGTCAAGGCTTTTCGGCACGCCATTTCTGGGGCGTTTAAAGGCAGCTATCCAGTCTTTACGGCGGTGCTGTTGGGACTGGCGGTCTTGGGCATCTTGTTGGGCCTACTGGGGCGGCGCAGGTGGGAATTTGTGGCCGACAGCGATTTCAAGCCGTTGGTGTCATCACCGATTCGGGCCAACGACTGA
- a CDS encoding TetR/AcrR family transcriptional regulator → MTDVVLARRLNAQTRREQILDIAATLFTQRGFEAVGMADIAAELHVSRPTIYSYFASTEAMLESLFEAKLEKFPERLSPLLPESGVVPYAALFRLLLQERELLLLLNSGGGPLFRRCRRTFLQAIESRLNLHELPAVRRRPHLLPIILNLLTSLAYERVMQTEDAAGVAADDLPDVLSSFIVAGIAGTRQPK, encoded by the coding sequence ATGACTGACGTTGTGTTGGCCCGCCGTCTCAACGCGCAGACGCGCCGTGAGCAAATTTTAGACATTGCAGCGACGCTCTTTACTCAGCGCGGTTTTGAAGCGGTGGGCATGGCCGATATCGCCGCCGAATTGCACGTCTCGCGCCCCACCATCTACAGTTACTTTGCGTCCACCGAGGCGATGCTGGAGTCGCTGTTTGAAGCCAAGCTGGAAAAATTCCCCGAGCGCCTCTCGCCACTGCTGCCGGAATCGGGCGTGGTGCCGTATGCGGCGCTCTTCCGATTGCTGCTGCAAGAACGCGAACTCCTCTTGCTCCTCAATAGCGGCGGCGGGCCGCTGTTTCGCCGCTGCCGCCGCACCTTTTTGCAGGCCATCGAGTCGCGGCTGAATTTGCACGAGTTGCCCGCCGTGCGCCGCCGCCCCCACTTGCTGCCGATTATTCTCAACTTGCTGACCAGTCTGGCCTACGAGCGCGTCATGCAGACTGAGGACGCGGCCGGGGTGGCCGCCGACGACCTCCCAGACGTGCTGAGCAGCTTTATCGTGGCGGGCATCGCCGGAACCAGACAGCCCAAATAA
- a CDS encoding MarR family winged helix-turn-helix transcriptional regulator, which produces MTSSSLPSPLSRPPEVQLWVTLDRVYTILSRNVTGKVTALGLTAPQYRVLRQLRQVGASTPLSASELAERLGVTPGNLTGILDRLEQEGLLTRERGEQDRRSLQVCITPPGEDLMREAVPALHAHLRELFSPLSSDDTAQMQALLERLESHLLGQPETNAATTTSEARA; this is translated from the coding sequence ATGACTTCTTCTTCGCTGCCCTCTCCCCTATCGCGTCCGCCTGAAGTGCAGTTGTGGGTTACGCTCGACCGGGTCTATACCATTCTCAGCCGCAACGTGACCGGCAAAGTCACCGCACTGGGCCTCACCGCGCCGCAGTACCGGGTGCTGCGCCAGTTGCGCCAAGTTGGCGCGTCCACCCCACTCAGCGCCAGCGAACTGGCCGAGCGGCTGGGCGTCACCCCCGGCAACCTGACTGGTATTCTCGACCGCTTGGAGCAAGAAGGCCTGCTGACCCGTGAGCGCGGCGAGCAAGACCGCCGCAGCTTGCAGGTGTGCATCACCCCCCCAGGCGAAGATTTGATGCGAGAAGCCGTGCCTGCGCTCCACGCGCACCTGCGCGAGCTGTTCTCGCCGCTCAGCTCTGATGACACTGCCCAGATGCAAGCACTCTTGGAGCGTTTGGAAAGCCACCTGCTGGGCCAGCCGGAGACCAACGCGGCAACCACCACGTCGGAGGCCCGCGCATGA
- a CDS encoding MFS transporter — protein sequence MSQLQPNQAKKATLHDKFSYKWLALSVTSLGALMASMNSGTLIIALPTLLRDLHTTLLNLIWILLAYNVTQTVFVLNVGRMSDMMGRKKLYVLGFGVFTLTSLLAGFTSNVPLLIALRALQGVGGAFLIANSSAIVTDAFPREELGFAIGTNQMMVAVGAILGPIVGGALTAFGWQWVFWFNVPLGIIGTLWAAFTLRDLATKQDRKDRFDVWGNLTYAAGFALLMIGLSEGGIQSWGGVLPYILVGLAALALFVVIEGKVKAPMLDLHLFKDAAFSLNNATVFLNAVARMALTFLFVFYFQGAKGIDAVLAGIMLGPVAVGLLVASPIAGRLADKMDPRILIRWGLVLGTLALAGLAEVLSLTTPYWLIAALMLLAGVGNGLFNSPNSSLIMGSVAPDRRGVAAGVRSLLMSVGGVIAIIFTLSIVVSEVPRDVMLKVFSGLSSNLPAATLTPFIDGLKLAFWLLAALSALATLLSLVVPAQNRLGATSQAAD from the coding sequence ATGAGTCAGCTCCAACCCAATCAAGCCAAAAAAGCCACGTTGCACGACAAATTTTCCTATAAATGGCTGGCGCTGAGCGTCACCAGCCTCGGCGCATTGATGGCGTCTATGAACTCCGGCACGCTGATTATTGCCCTGCCGACCTTGCTGCGCGACCTTCACACCACGCTGCTCAATTTGATCTGGATTCTGCTGGCTTACAACGTCACCCAAACGGTGTTTGTGCTGAACGTGGGCCGAATGTCGGACATGATGGGGCGCAAAAAGCTGTACGTACTGGGCTTCGGGGTCTTTACCCTGACTTCTCTGCTGGCGGGCTTTACTTCAAATGTGCCGCTGCTGATCGCGCTGCGTGCCCTCCAAGGCGTCGGCGGAGCTTTTCTGATCGCCAATTCCAGCGCCATCGTCACCGACGCTTTTCCGCGTGAAGAACTCGGCTTTGCCATCGGCACCAATCAGATGATGGTGGCCGTCGGCGCGATTCTGGGGCCGATTGTCGGCGGAGCGCTGACCGCTTTTGGTTGGCAGTGGGTCTTTTGGTTCAACGTGCCGCTGGGCATCATCGGCACGTTGTGGGCGGCCTTTACCTTGCGCGATCTGGCGACCAAGCAAGACCGCAAAGACCGCTTCGACGTGTGGGGCAACCTCACTTACGCGGCGGGCTTCGCGCTGCTGATGATCGGCCTCTCGGAAGGCGGCATTCAGTCGTGGGGCGGCGTGCTGCCGTACATTTTGGTCGGCCTGGCAGCCCTGGCCCTGTTCGTGGTCATCGAGGGCAAAGTCAAAGCGCCGATGCTGGACTTGCACCTGTTCAAAGACGCCGCTTTCTCGCTCAACAATGCCACCGTCTTTTTGAATGCCGTGGCGCGGATGGCCCTGACCTTCCTGTTCGTGTTTTACTTTCAGGGCGCAAAAGGCATTGACGCCGTGCTGGCAGGCATCATGCTGGGGCCAGTGGCGGTGGGACTGCTGGTGGCCTCGCCGATTGCCGGACGCCTCGCCGACAAAATGGATCCGCGCATTCTGATTCGATGGGGCTTGGTGCTGGGTACGCTGGCGCTGGCAGGCCTCGCCGAAGTGCTGAGCCTCACCACTCCGTACTGGCTGATCGCTGCTCTGATGCTGCTGGCAGGCGTGGGCAACGGCCTCTTTAACTCACCCAATTCCAGCTTGATCATGGGCAGCGTGGCTCCTGACCGGCGCGGCGTGGCGGCTGGCGTGCGCAGCTTGCTGATGAGCGTGGGCGGCGTCATCGCCATCATCTTTACCCTCAGCATCGTGGTGAGCGAAGTGCCCAGAGACGTGATGCTCAAAGTCTTCAGCGGCCTGAGCAGCAATTTGCCTGCCGCCACCCTGACTCCCTTCATTGACGGGTTGAAATTGGCCTTCTGGCTGTTGGCCGCTTTGAGCGCTCTCGCCACCCTGCTGTCTTTGGTGGTGCCGGCACAGAACCGG